A region from the Triticum urartu cultivar G1812 chromosome 1, Tu2.1, whole genome shotgun sequence genome encodes:
- the LOC125526715 gene encoding histone H3.2-like, with protein MARTKQTARKSTGGKAPRKQLATKAARKSAPATGGVKKPHRFRPGTVALREIRKYQKSTELLIRKLPFQRLVREIAQDFKTDLRFQSSAVSALQEAAESYLVGLFEDTNLCAIHAKRVTIMPKDIQLARRIRGERA; from the coding sequence ATGGCCCGCACCAAGCAGACGGCGAGGAAGTCCACCGGCGGCAAGGCGCCGAGGAAGCAGCTGGCCACCAAGGCGGCCCGCAAGTCCGCCCCGGCCACCGGCGGCGTCAAGAAGCCCCACCGCTTCCGCCCCGGCACCGTCGCGCTCCGGGAGATCCGCAAGTACCAGAAGAGCACCGAGCTGCTCATCCGCAAGCTCCCCTTCCAGCGCCTGGTGAGGGAGATCGCCCAGGACTTCAAGACCGACCTCCGCTTCCAGTCCTCCGCCGTCTCCGCCCTGCAGGAGGCCGCCGAGTCCTACCTGGTGGGGCTCTTCGAGGACACCAACCTCTGCGCCATCCACGCCAAGCGCGTCACCATCATGCCCAAGGACATCCAGCTCGCCCGCCGCATCCGTGGAGAGAGGGCCTAG